DNA sequence from the Methylomonas albis genome:
AACGCCGGTTGTCGATATCGATAGGTGTCAAACTGATTTCCACCGGAAATTCCGTGCCGTCACCGCGCATTGCGGTTAGCGAGCGGCTGGCGCTCATTGGTCTGGCTTTGTTTTCCTGTAAAAATTGCGCGCGCTGCTTCGGGTGTTTAGCTCGGGCACGTTCAGGCACCAGTGCATCGACAGTCTGGCCGATCAACTCTTCCAGGCTGTAGATAAACACTTTCGCGGCGGGAGGGTTGGCTAGCTTTATGGTGCCGTTCTCTCCGACCAACAGCGTCGCTTCCGGCGAGCCGTCGACAATCTTGGATAATTGCAGCCATTGCAGTTGCTTGCGTTCGGTAATGTCGGTTTGGGTGCCGATCATGCGCAGGGCTTTGCCTTTGCTGTCGCGGCTGATCACCAGGCCGCGGGTCAGAATCCAACGCCATTGGTCATCGCCATGTTTGACCCGGTGTTCGTTGCTAAAGCGCGCGCTACGATTTTCCAGATGTGTTTGTAAGTCGGCCATCATCCTGGCACTGTCTTCCGGATGTATCGTCGCTTCCCAATTGCGGTAATCGTTGTCTCTATCCTGTTCACTAAAGTTCAGAATTTCCATGCAGCGCGGCGACAGAAATACTTTGCCGGTAGTCAAATCCCAATCCCAGACGCCGTCGCCACCGCTTTCCAGCGCAAATTTCCAACGCAACTCGCTTTCTTGCAAGAGTTTTTCCGATTCCTTGCGTTCGCTGATGTCGGTTGAAATACCGCACACCGCGTAAATTTCGCCTTGTGCATTGCGTAACGGAAATTTATGCGACAAATAAGTGTGAGTGTTGCCGTCTTGATGGGGGAGTTTTTCTTCGAATATCTGCGCCTGGCCGCTATTTGATACTTGTAAGTCGTGTTCCCGCAACGGTTCGGCTTGCTCAAGGGGAAATAAATCCATATCCCGCTTGCCTTTGATGTCTTTGTTGTTCATTGCGAACAATTTTTCGAATTGACGGTTGATCAGTAGGTAATTGCCTTTCAGGTCTTTGCTGTAAATGACCGTGGGAGTATTGTCGAGAATGCTCTGAAAACGCAATTCACTAACCGATAGCGATTTGCCGAACTCGATCTTTGATGATTCGTCCTTAATTAACTCGATGACGCCGACAATTCGCTGGTTATCGTCACGCAAAGGCATTTGCATGGAGCTAATCCAACGGCCATCACTGGCAGCAAAAGGCGGATGGTAAATTGTTCTGCCATTGAGGGCGTTTTGAATGCCGTTCGGAATTTCTGTTTGTGCCAGCCAAGGGAACAGTTCAAGCGGCGTTTTACCTAGGCACTCTGCTTGAGTTCGGCCGCTAAGGACTTCCAGAAAGCTGTTCCATAATTTGATACGGCCATGCACATCGTAAACAATTACGCCTTCCTGGATGGATTGCAAAATATGTTGATTGAAATCGCCGAGAGCTTTGGTGGTCTGTTCGGACTGCTGGTATCGCTCAATGGCCAGCGCCAGAGAAATGCCGACACTGGAGAGTACCAGCAAAAACCACCATTGCAGCAATAAGCCGGTTTCACTGCTGTCGGCTGCAAAAAAACCTACCTGAAAAATGGCGCCGAACATACTTTGTAGCATCACCATGCTGATTAGTAGCAAAGTGCCATGTAAGCCAAAATACAACGCGCCGTAAACCAGAAAAGCGAAGATATAAAAAGCTTTGCCGTAGTGGCCAAGGCCTAGAGGCCACTCCAAGAAAATCATGTGCCCAACGAGAAACGCTGTTGTTACATACAGCACTGCTCGCCACACTTGAGGTGGGCTCCAGTCAAAGCTTGGCGGTTGCCGCCAGACCAAAATTAGCGGTGTGATAATCGCGATACCCAATACGTCGCCCATCCACCAATGCGTTAGACTGGGCAACCATTGCTGAGCCGTTATAGCGTCGAAATGCAACAGGGTTAAGGAGCCAGCTATTGCCGCGATCACCGAAGCTAAGGCGCCGGCAAACAATATGCGCAAGTAGTCCTGCGGTTGTTGCAGTTTGCGAATCTCGCCCAGGAAATAGCAGCCGCCAAGTGCTTCAACAGTATTACCGCAAGCGATAGGCAGGGCCTGCTCCAGCGGATTGCCGACCCACAGATTGCCAAGCAATGCGCCGAGGAACACGCCGGGCCATAATTTTTTACCACCGAGCAACAAGGCTGCCAATGCGATGCCGCTAGCCGGCCAGATGACGGAAACGACGTGATTGGCGGCGAAAAACATCAGCACTAGCTTTGCGGCGAGTGCGTAGGTGGCAGCCAGGCCGGTAAGATGGGCTAGTTCTGCATGGGAAAAGGTGAAAAAACGGCGCAAGAGAGTACCTTGATTTATTAAAAGCTTACGAATAGACAGGCAAAAGGTTCTGTTTATCTCACGAAAAGCAAGGTTTTGTCACGAGCTAAGTGTGGGTGTTTCGGCGCGTTTCTAACGGATTAAAGTTAACGGTGCTGGGGCTTTGTTATTGTTTTTTCTGCGCCTATTCGTATTCTATACGCCCAAATTTTCAACTTCCACCGCGACTTTCAATTCGTGGTGCTGACCGCCGAAAATCACGCCTTTTAACGGGGTGACATCGCTATAGTCACGGCCCCACGCGACGATGATGTGCCGATCGCCAGGTAATTGGTTGTTGGTGGGGTCGAAATCCATCCAGCCCAGGTCCGGTAAGTACACGGAGAACCAGGCATGCGAGGCGTCGGCGCCCACTAGTTTTTTCTTGCCGGGCGGCGGTAGAGTTTCGATATAGCCGCTGACGTAGCGGGCCGCCAGACCTTGCGAGCGGATGCAGCCAATGGCCAGATGGGCAAAATCCTGACAGACGCCACGCCGATGTTGCAGTACGGTGGTCAATGGAGTGGCTAAATTGGTGAACTCCGGGTCGAAGGTGAAATCGCGGTGAATGCGCTGCATCAGATCATGTATCGCTTCGATCAGGGCTTTACCGGGCGTGAACGAGGCCTGCGCATAGTTAGCCAGCTCGGTATCGGCGGAGATGAATGGCGAGTCCAGTGTAAATTGTCGCGCTTCCAGTAGCGGCTCGCTTCTGTCGGTTCTGAGTGCTTCCTTGACCAATTCCCAGCTCATGCCGTGGCTGAAGTCCAACTGCGCCGGTTGCGGAAAAATCTGCACTTCGCTGCTGGCAGTGACCACAAATTCCCGGTGCGGCTCGCGGATGGAAAACCAGGCGACTTGATTGCCGAAAAAATCGGTGCGGGTCCGATAGTCGCAGGGTAGGGGGCTGATTTTCAGTTGTGAGCTGAGCAATTGTTGATTCGGACAAGGACGCGGCTGCATCCTGACTTCGTTGTAGGACAGGCCTACGGTTTGTTGGTAACGGTAAGTCGTGGTATGGGTAACCCGATAACGCATGGTGACTCCCTTAGGACAGCGATTGCGGCGCGTCCCCGTGGCGGAAATAGTTGGCGGTCAAGGTATCGGACAGCGCGGCCAGTAGTGCGTAAATCTTGCTGAGTTGTTGGTCTAGCGCCTCGCGAATGCCGGATTCGGATACGTTCAACAAGTCTTCGACGTTGGCGATATTCAGAATGCAACTGGCCTCTAATAGTAGCCTCTCCTCCGGGCTAATACGGCGCGTGCCGGGTTCGCGCGGCAGTTTACCGACATGTTCTTGCAAACGGGCGATTTGATAGGCCAGTGAGCGGGGATTGTTAGGGTCCATCAGTAGCAATTCCAAAAACGAGGCTAATTCCAGATTGCTGCGGTAATGCTGGCGATAGCAAATCAGGTTGTCGCTGGTATCCAATAAGGATTCGAGCAAGCGGGTTTCCGCCGCCTCGCTTTGCGGCATGGCAAACGCCGTTCTCAACACCGATACCAATTGTAAGCCGCGCTCGAGGCGCCGGCCGATGTCCAGAAACAGCCAGCCGTTGCCGCGCGTCATACTTTCCATTACCAGGCCACTGAAGGCCGAGAGGGTGGTAATCAGCTGGTCCATTTGTTCCTGCATCGACCATAAACCGGTTTTACCCAGCCGTCGGGCTTCGGAAACCTGTTCCTCGATTTCGTCGATGACCCGCCAGGTGTCCGATGACCATAAATCGCGCACCGCGTAACCGGATTGGGTCATACGATTTACTGTGTTGGCCAGGCTGCCTGCCCGGCTTTCGTCGACCACTACCGCCAGTAATTCGGCTTCGGGCGCTTGCAGTAAACTTTCGTTATCCTCGGCAAAAAAACCGGGGTAGGTACCGGTCATGCTGGTGACGCAACGCAGTAGGGTTTCCAGGCTGAGCTGATAGTCTGGGCTGTCGCGATCCGGGTTGCTGAAAAGTTTTTTTATAGTGGCGCGCAACAAGCGCACGCCGCCTTCCGCTCGTTCCGCGTTGCGGCCCACCCAGAAAATATTATCCGCCGCGCGACTGGGCAAGGCATTGCCGTGGCCGGTCAGGCCGCCGCCGCGTTTGGCTGGAATGGCCGGATGTTGCGGTTCGGTGGCAACCACCCAGGTATCTTTACTGATGCCGCCGGTTTGGTTGCTGATCATCATATTGCCGTATTTCGGCGCACTGCGGCTCAAGCCGCCAGGCATCAAGGTATAACCGTCCGCCCGTGCCACCATGAAGCAGCGCAGCAGGGTTTGGCGGGGTTCGTAGCCGCCGGTTACCAGGGCCGGCACAGTGGAAAAGCTTTCGTATTCCTGGCCGACGTAAAGTGCCGGGCGGGCCTTGATGCGCGCGCGCCAGTCCGTGAGTTGTGCTCGGCTGAGTTGATGGCCGAACACCGAGTGTTCGCCGGGCTTGCGGTATATCGGTTTGATGACCAAACGTTCCAGGTTGGCGAGGACGTAATTTAATTCGCGGGCTTGGCCGCACCACCACGTGGCTATCGAATTTAACTTCAGGGTTTGGCCCAGGAAGTATTTGGCGATACCTGGTAGGAAGGGCATGATGCCGGGGTTTTCCAGCACACCGCTACCGAGCGGGTTGGCAATCGCCACATTACCGCGTCTGACCACTTCCAATAGGCCGGGAACGCCGAGCCGCGAGTCTTCCCGCAGTTCCAAAGGGTCGCAGTAATTGTCGTCCACCCGCCGCAGAATGACGTCCACTCGCTGTAAGCCGACTAGCGATTTCAACCAGACATAGCCGTCGCGAATGGTCAGGTCGTCGCCCTGCACCAGGGGATAGCCCAGATAGGACGCCAGATAAGCGTGTTCGAAGAAGGTTTCGTTTAGCGGGCCGGGAGTCAGTACCACGACGCGCGGAGTGTCGGCGTCGCCGGGGGCGATAGCATTCAGGCCGGCGCGCAGCGATTGGAAGAAGCGCGCCAGTCGGTGGACATGTGTGTCGCGAAACAAGCTGGGCAGGACCCGCGACATGGCCAAGCGGTTTTCCAATGCGTAACCGGCGCCGGATGGCGCTTGAGTACGGTCGCCCAGCACCCACATCTTTTTATCCGGGCCGCGAGCCAGGTCAGCGGCGCACAGCACCAACTGATGTTGCCCGGGCAAGCTTACTTGATCGCAAACGCGCAGGAAACCGCCATGGTTATAAATCAGCTCCAAGGGTAGCAGGTTTTTCTTGATGAGCTGACGCGGACCGTACAGATCGGCCAAAATCAGGTTTAATAGTTCGGCGCGTTGCAGTAGCCCTGCTTCGATGTCGAACCACTCGTCGCCGGATACCAATAACGGTATCGGATCGAGTTGCCAGGGCCGGTTAATGCCGTCCGGGTCGCCGTAGACATTATAGGTAACGCCATTTTCACGCAGCAGCTTTAGTGCTTCCTGGTGGCGTTGTCCCACTTCGCGGGAACCGAGCAGTTGCAATGCTTGCATCAGATGCGCCCAATGCGGCCTAACCCGGCTGGTCTCGTCCAGCATTTCGTCGTGGACGCCTTTGTCGAGGCGGTATCCCGGCGCGAAAGCTTCTGGTGTGCTTAAGGTTTTCATAGGTTTAGTTTGCCGGTTTACCGGGTATTGCGCAATTTATCAAAGCCGAACTCGTTTATTTATATTTTCCAAGCCGGATTTTCCGCGCCGATGCTTATTCTGACGAGACTTCGGTTTGATGCGTAGTCGAAGAATCCCGCAAGAAACATGCCGTTACGTTAAGAAATGGCCGATAGCATGGCTGGCCGCATGTATTCGGTTGCTCTGCCTTGAAGAGACTAATATAAAGCATTCGTTTGATTCAAGCTTCTGAACTAAAGGGTATTTCCGATCACGAACGGCTAAATAAATCCGCCGAGGTTGAGCAAATATTAAGTGGATGCGGCTAGTACGTTCACAACTTGGCATCGCTATTGCTTTAATTCGGTTAAGGCATTAGAACCGGTTTGCGTTGAAATGGTGCGATCGTTTTTGCACCAATTCTGCGCGGAGCTGCACCATAAAAGCAACGTTCACGGATGTATACAACATGGTTACACCAACAATTTGGGCGGATTACAGCGCCGACAAGGCTTACGACGAGATGATGGCGACGGGTGGTAAACCCAGGGACGCTTGCGCTACTTTGAGTCAGTACTTGCAATCTTTGGGCATGGACGCAATAAAAGGCCGCTTGTCGGCGGCGGAAGCAGCCATCATGGAGATGGGCATTACGTTTACCGTCTATAGCGACGAAGGCAATATCGACCGGGCTTGGCCTTTCGACATCATTCCGCGCCTGATCGATTTTCAGGAGTGGCAAGTGGTGGAGACCGGCCTGAAACAGCGCCTGAAAGCCTTGAACTGCTTTATTAATGACGTCTATAACCAGCAGCAGATTATCAAAGAGGGCCTGGTACCCGCTGATTTGATCAACAGTTCCAGCAATTTTCGCAAGGAATGCCTGGGCATGCAGCCCAAGTTCGGCACTTGGGCCAATATCTGCGGCAGCGATCTGGTGCGAGCTGGCGACGGCAAGCTCTATGTATTGGAAGACAATCTGCGGGTGCCTTCTGGCGTCTCGTACATGATCGAAAACCGGGTAATTACCAAGCGTATCTTTCCCGAGTTGTTGGAAAATCTGAATATTTTACCGGTAGACGATTACCCGACTCAGCTGTTCGAAATGCTGGCCTCATTGGCACCAGATACCGGCGACACCCCACAAATTGCCGTATTAACCCCCGGCATTTATAACTCGGCCTATTTCGAACACGCTTTCCTGGCGCAGCAAATGGGCGCGGAATTGGTGGAAGGTGGCGACTTACTGGTCAAGGATGACGATTGCGTTTACATGCGCACTATCAAAGGTCTGGAAAAAGTCGATGTTATCTATCGGCGCATCGACGATTTGTTTCTCGACCCGGAAGTGTTTCATAAGGATTCGGTATTGGGCGTGAAGGGCTTGATGCGGGCTTGGAAAGCCGGCAATGTGGCCTTGGCCAATGCGCCCGGCGCCGGCGTGGCCGACGACAAGGTGGTGTATGCCTACGTGCCGGAGATGATTCGCTACTACTTGAATGAAGAGCCGATTCTGCCCAATGTGCCGACTTATCTATGCAGCGACGCGGAGCAATGCGCCTATGTGTTGAAACATTTGGCGGAACTGGTGGTGAAACCGGCCAACGAATCCGGCGGTTACGGTATGTTGGTCGGTCCGCATGCCACCCAAAAAGAAATCAAGCAGTTTCATAAATTAATCCAGGAAAACCCGCGCAATTACATCGCTCAGCCCACGCTGGCCTTATCGACTTGCCCGACCTTATGCAACGACAAACTGGAGCCTCGCCATATCGATTTGCGGCCGTTCATTCTGCAAGGCGAGAACAGCTTTGTGACTGCCGGTGGTCTGACCCGGGTAGCGCTACGTGCCGGTTCGCTGGTAGTGAACTCCTCGCAAGGCGGCGGCAGTAAAGACACTTGGATTATCAACAGGGAGCAATAAGATGTTATCGCGATCCGCCGAACGCTT
Encoded proteins:
- a CDS encoding EAL domain-containing protein, whose amino-acid sequence is MRRFFTFSHAELAHLTGLAATYALAAKLVLMFFAANHVVSVIWPASGIALAALLLGGKKLWPGVFLGALLGNLWVGNPLEQALPIACGNTVEALGGCYFLGEIRKLQQPQDYLRILFAGALASVIAAIAGSLTLLHFDAITAQQWLPSLTHWWMGDVLGIAIITPLILVWRQPPSFDWSPPQVWRAVLYVTTAFLVGHMIFLEWPLGLGHYGKAFYIFAFLVYGALYFGLHGTLLLISMVMLQSMFGAIFQVGFFAADSSETGLLLQWWFLLVLSSVGISLALAIERYQQSEQTTKALGDFNQHILQSIQEGVIVYDVHGRIKLWNSFLEVLSGRTQAECLGKTPLELFPWLAQTEIPNGIQNALNGRTIYHPPFAASDGRWISSMQMPLRDDNQRIVGVIELIKDESSKIEFGKSLSVSELRFQSILDNTPTVIYSKDLKGNYLLINRQFEKLFAMNNKDIKGKRDMDLFPLEQAEPLREHDLQVSNSGQAQIFEEKLPHQDGNTHTYLSHKFPLRNAQGEIYAVCGISTDISERKESEKLLQESELRWKFALESGGDGVWDWDLTTGKVFLSPRCMEILNFSEQDRDNDYRNWEATIHPEDSARMMADLQTHLENRSARFSNEHRVKHGDDQWRWILTRGLVISRDSKGKALRMIGTQTDITERKQLQWLQLSKIVDGSPEATLLVGENGTIKLANPPAAKVFIYSLEELIGQTVDALVPERARAKHPKQRAQFLQENKARPMSASRSLTAMRGDGTEFPVEISLTPIDIDNRRYILVSVLDISERKRLEHEMQLMAMIYQAIGEAVMVADADNRIIAINDAFTRLTGYTAEDAIGHSTDILKSGRHNPDFYQTMWHSLLQTGHWQGEIWNKRKNGDIYHEWLVINTIYSEHGEVERRVAMFSEITEQKHVEQTIWRQANFDPLTNLANRRMFQDRLNQEIKKAHRDKNSLAVMLLDLDRFKEINDTLGHGMGDILLQETAQRILACVRNVDTVARLGGDEFTIILGELDSETNIDRVAQGILHQLTEPFSLGEELAYISVSIGITFYPQDALEAEQLIKNADQAMYSAKQQGRNRYNFFTSEMEQTAQNRMRLTSDLRQALTNQEFCLFYQPIVELNSGKMHKCEALIRWQHPTRGMISPAEFIPLAEETGLIVDIGDWVFREAVKQVAEWRAQYRPNFQIGINKSPVQFTRSNLGDNKWIDYLQALGLSGQCVVIEITESLLLDADNIVRDHLYAYRDAGIQVAIDDFGTGYSSLSYLKKFDIDYLKIDQSFVCNLEADSSDLALCEAIIVMAHKLGLKVIAEGIETQQQRELLSAAGCDSGQGYLFSKPLAAAEFALLFDAEDRQPTPHAKTLSKPGGRGDSSISKLFGSDS
- a CDS encoding transglutaminase family protein; translated protein: MRYRVTHTTTYRYQQTVGLSYNEVRMQPRPCPNQQLLSSQLKISPLPCDYRTRTDFFGNQVAWFSIREPHREFVVTASSEVQIFPQPAQLDFSHGMSWELVKEALRTDRSEPLLEARQFTLDSPFISADTELANYAQASFTPGKALIEAIHDLMQRIHRDFTFDPEFTNLATPLTTVLQHRRGVCQDFAHLAIGCIRSQGLAARYVSGYIETLPPPGKKKLVGADASHAWFSVYLPDLGWMDFDPTNNQLPGDRHIIVAWGRDYSDVTPLKGVIFGGQHHELKVAVEVENLGV
- a CDS encoding circularly permuted type 2 ATP-grasp protein; the encoded protein is MKTLSTPEAFAPGYRLDKGVHDEMLDETSRVRPHWAHLMQALQLLGSREVGQRHQEALKLLRENGVTYNVYGDPDGINRPWQLDPIPLLVSGDEWFDIEAGLLQRAELLNLILADLYGPRQLIKKNLLPLELIYNHGGFLRVCDQVSLPGQHQLVLCAADLARGPDKKMWVLGDRTQAPSGAGYALENRLAMSRVLPSLFRDTHVHRLARFFQSLRAGLNAIAPGDADTPRVVVLTPGPLNETFFEHAYLASYLGYPLVQGDDLTIRDGYVWLKSLVGLQRVDVILRRVDDNYCDPLELREDSRLGVPGLLEVVRRGNVAIANPLGSGVLENPGIMPFLPGIAKYFLGQTLKLNSIATWWCGQARELNYVLANLERLVIKPIYRKPGEHSVFGHQLSRAQLTDWRARIKARPALYVGQEYESFSTVPALVTGGYEPRQTLLRCFMVARADGYTLMPGGLSRSAPKYGNMMISNQTGGISKDTWVVATEPQHPAIPAKRGGGLTGHGNALPSRAADNIFWVGRNAERAEGGVRLLRATIKKLFSNPDRDSPDYQLSLETLLRCVTSMTGTYPGFFAEDNESLLQAPEAELLAVVVDESRAGSLANTVNRMTQSGYAVRDLWSSDTWRVIDEIEEQVSEARRLGKTGLWSMQEQMDQLITTLSAFSGLVMESMTRGNGWLFLDIGRRLERGLQLVSVLRTAFAMPQSEAAETRLLESLLDTSDNLICYRQHYRSNLELASFLELLLMDPNNPRSLAYQIARLQEHVGKLPREPGTRRISPEERLLLEASCILNIANVEDLLNVSESGIREALDQQLSKIYALLAALSDTLTANYFRHGDAPQSLS
- a CDS encoding circularly permuted type 2 ATP-grasp protein, whose amino-acid sequence is MVTPTIWADYSADKAYDEMMATGGKPRDACATLSQYLQSLGMDAIKGRLSAAEAAIMEMGITFTVYSDEGNIDRAWPFDIIPRLIDFQEWQVVETGLKQRLKALNCFINDVYNQQQIIKEGLVPADLINSSSNFRKECLGMQPKFGTWANICGSDLVRAGDGKLYVLEDNLRVPSGVSYMIENRVITKRIFPELLENLNILPVDDYPTQLFEMLASLAPDTGDTPQIAVLTPGIYNSAYFEHAFLAQQMGAELVEGGDLLVKDDDCVYMRTIKGLEKVDVIYRRIDDLFLDPEVFHKDSVLGVKGLMRAWKAGNVALANAPGAGVADDKVVYAYVPEMIRYYLNEEPILPNVPTYLCSDAEQCAYVLKHLAELVVKPANESGGYGMLVGPHATQKEIKQFHKLIQENPRNYIAQPTLALSTCPTLCNDKLEPRHIDLRPFILQGENSFVTAGGLTRVALRAGSLVVNSSQGGGSKDTWIINREQ